From the Chloroflexus aurantiacus J-10-fl genome, one window contains:
- a CDS encoding DUF444 family protein, with product MSMKRAERDLSRFREIVRGRIKKDLRKYMSQGELIGRQGKRFVSIPMPQIDIPQFRYGAKQAGGVGQGEGNVGDPIAQGDGQPGAGQAGAEPGQHILEVDVSIEELAQILGEELQLPNIQPKGKKNLISEKDKYSGIRRTGPNSLRHFKRTYREALRRQIASGEYDIHNPVVVPIPDDMRYRSWKETLMPESNAVIIYMMDVSGSMGTEQKELVRMTAFWIETWLRSQYKSIEIRYIVHDAAAKEVDQQTFYHIREGGGTKISSAYKLCNRLIDERYPATEWNIYPFHFSDGDNWGGGDTRECVELLKRELLPKVNLFCYGQVRSLYGSGRFAHDLEEYLRGDDRVVIAEIADRDDIYDAIRAFLGKGR from the coding sequence ATGTCAATGAAACGCGCAGAACGCGATCTCAGTCGCTTCCGTGAGATTGTGCGTGGTCGGATTAAAAAAGACCTGCGCAAATATATGTCTCAGGGTGAGTTGATCGGTCGGCAGGGGAAACGCTTTGTCAGTATCCCTATGCCGCAGATTGATATTCCGCAGTTCCGCTACGGGGCCAAGCAGGCCGGTGGCGTTGGTCAGGGTGAAGGAAATGTCGGTGATCCAATCGCCCAGGGTGATGGTCAGCCCGGTGCAGGCCAGGCCGGTGCCGAACCCGGCCAGCATATCCTGGAGGTTGATGTCTCGATTGAAGAGCTGGCTCAGATTCTGGGTGAAGAGTTACAACTGCCCAATATTCAGCCCAAAGGCAAGAAGAACCTGATCAGCGAGAAGGATAAGTACAGCGGTATCCGCCGTACCGGGCCTAATTCGCTGCGCCACTTCAAGCGCACCTATCGCGAGGCACTCCGTCGCCAGATCGCCTCTGGCGAGTACGATATTCACAATCCGGTGGTGGTGCCTATTCCCGACGATATGCGTTACCGCTCGTGGAAAGAGACCCTGATGCCCGAAAGTAACGCCGTCATTATTTATATGATGGACGTTTCAGGGTCGATGGGTACCGAACAAAAAGAGCTGGTACGCATGACCGCCTTCTGGATCGAGACCTGGCTGCGTTCACAGTATAAATCCATCGAAATTCGCTATATCGTCCACGATGCAGCCGCCAAAGAGGTTGATCAGCAGACCTTCTACCACATTCGTGAAGGTGGCGGGACCAAAATCTCGTCGGCCTACAAGCTCTGTAATCGCCTGATCGACGAGCGTTATCCGGCGACTGAGTGGAACATCTACCCGTTCCACTTCTCTGATGGCGACAACTGGGGCGGTGGTGATACCCGCGAATGTGTTGAACTGCTCAAGCGCGAGCTACTGCCGAAAGTTAATCTCTTCTGCTACGGCCAGGTGCGTTCGTTGTACGGATCAGGGCGCTTCGCCCACGATCTGGAAGAGTACCTCCGTGGTGATGATCGAGTAGTGATTGCCGAAATTGCCGACCGTGACGATATCTATGATGCAATTCGCGCCTTCCTCGGCAAAGGGCGCTGA
- a CDS encoding CvpA family protein has protein sequence MTEVDLVLFVILGLFTILGLYWGIIRQVLAVVGLVVGFMLAGQYGSEVAVWLGSLITDPNLAQVLGFIAVLLLVSATTSLIASLLHALAGLVFLGWLDHLLGALLGLVQGLLAVTAVLIVLVVFPVEPWSGFVRSSLLAGWMLRIGEPLTMLLPDLFATAVRTFNEFGVLP, from the coding sequence ATGACTGAAGTAGATCTTGTGTTGTTCGTTATTCTTGGTTTGTTTACCATCCTTGGCCTGTATTGGGGGATTATTCGCCAGGTGTTGGCGGTCGTCGGTCTGGTCGTGGGCTTTATGCTGGCCGGGCAGTACGGCAGCGAGGTGGCGGTGTGGCTGGGTTCGCTGATTACCGATCCGAATCTGGCGCAGGTGTTGGGCTTTATTGCGGTGTTGTTACTGGTCAGTGCGACGACCAGCCTGATCGCGTCGTTGTTGCACGCGCTGGCGGGTCTGGTTTTTCTGGGTTGGCTTGATCACTTGCTGGGGGCGCTCCTGGGTCTGGTGCAGGGATTGTTGGCGGTAACGGCAGTCTTGATTGTCCTGGTGGTGTTTCCGGTCGAACCCTGGAGTGGGTTTGTGCGTAGTTCGTTGCTGGCCGGTTGGATGCTGCGAATCGGTGAACCGCTCACGATGTTGTTGCCGGATCTGTTTGCAACGGCGGTACGAACCTTTAATGAGTTTGGGGTGTTGCCGTAA
- a CDS encoding dynamin family protein, which translates to MITLPFGLFRRRRLTTDQQDRLLNELDALLQQIDTALDQFGADVEASDRNALAGSRTSLRELFLIVVAGEFNSGKSTFLNALLGAQVLPEGVTPTTDAITLLKYGSEPFDELVEPGLRIHHYPAEMLRQLTVVDTPGTNAVIRHHERLTRDFIPRADLVIFLTSADRPFTESERAFLELIKDWGKKIVVVINKIDILTQAEQEQVAQFVRDHVNRVLEHSPELFLVSARRALQARQQTDDSVEQWQASGMAAFEHFVVDTLDEETRLRLKLLSPLGVARRITGKYLAATEARLATLSDDIQAIDQIERQLAFFGDELKQDAEYHLNEIDQVLTTLQARGEQFCDETIRLSRIRELIDGNRLRAAFEQEVIGDTYQQIDQRIQKLIDWLVEKNLRLQQSVDEFIQRRALAHRDHMLGEVGGSFAYNRQALLENISQAAQNAIAGYNRQTEAQQLAGEVQSSVAATAITGLGAVGLGATLVAVFHTVLLDFTGILAALTVAGLGLAILPAKRRQAKESLRKKIDEVRAQLRTELRQQIERESEHTLRQIRERNAPFVRFVRAQQEHLVGLQRTFSDLTVAIEKFSKQVE; encoded by the coding sequence GTGATCACATTACCGTTCGGCCTGTTTCGGCGACGACGCTTAACTACCGACCAACAGGACAGGCTGCTCAACGAACTCGATGCCCTGCTGCAACAGATCGATACCGCCCTTGATCAGTTTGGCGCCGATGTTGAAGCAAGCGACCGCAATGCCCTTGCCGGCAGCCGAACCAGTTTACGTGAGCTGTTTTTGATCGTGGTAGCCGGCGAATTTAACTCCGGCAAATCAACCTTTCTCAATGCCCTGCTCGGTGCCCAGGTGCTGCCTGAAGGGGTGACACCAACGACAGACGCTATCACACTGCTGAAATACGGGTCGGAGCCATTCGATGAGCTGGTCGAACCCGGTCTCCGCATTCATCACTATCCCGCCGAGATGCTGCGTCAGCTTACGGTGGTGGATACACCCGGCACCAATGCGGTCATCCGGCACCACGAACGTCTCACCCGCGACTTTATTCCACGGGCCGATCTGGTGATTTTCCTCACCTCGGCAGATCGCCCCTTTACCGAAAGCGAGCGCGCCTTTCTCGAATTGATTAAGGACTGGGGCAAAAAGATTGTCGTGGTGATCAACAAGATTGACATCTTGACGCAAGCCGAGCAAGAACAAGTTGCCCAGTTTGTTCGCGACCACGTCAATCGCGTGTTAGAACACTCGCCAGAGCTGTTCCTGGTTTCGGCCCGGCGTGCCCTGCAAGCCCGCCAGCAAACCGACGACTCGGTCGAGCAGTGGCAGGCCAGCGGGATGGCGGCCTTTGAGCACTTTGTGGTTGACACGCTTGACGAAGAGACCCGCCTGCGGCTCAAACTCCTCTCACCACTGGGTGTAGCCCGCCGGATCACCGGTAAATATCTCGCGGCCACCGAAGCGCGACTGGCTACGCTCAGCGACGACATTCAGGCGATTGACCAGATCGAGCGGCAGCTTGCCTTCTTCGGGGATGAGTTGAAACAGGACGCGGAATACCATCTGAACGAGATTGATCAGGTCTTGACGACCTTGCAAGCGCGTGGGGAACAATTCTGCGACGAGACCATTCGCCTGAGTCGGATTCGCGAATTGATCGACGGCAATCGCCTGCGTGCCGCCTTCGAGCAAGAGGTGATTGGTGATACGTACCAGCAGATTGACCAACGCATCCAGAAGCTGATCGACTGGCTGGTTGAAAAGAACCTGCGCCTGCAACAGAGCGTTGATGAGTTCATTCAACGGCGGGCACTAGCCCATCGCGATCACATGCTGGGTGAAGTGGGAGGAAGCTTCGCCTACAACCGCCAGGCCCTTCTGGAAAATATCAGTCAGGCTGCCCAGAACGCCATTGCCGGCTACAACCGCCAGACCGAAGCCCAACAACTGGCAGGTGAAGTCCAGTCATCGGTTGCGGCGACTGCCATCACCGGGCTGGGTGCGGTAGGTCTGGGCGCGACACTGGTTGCGGTGTTTCACACCGTGTTACTCGATTTTACCGGTATTCTGGCCGCTTTGACGGTGGCCGGCCTGGGACTGGCAATTCTTCCGGCCAAACGGCGACAGGCAAAAGAGAGCCTGCGCAAGAAGATCGACGAGGTACGCGCCCAACTGCGCACCGAACTACGTCAGCAGATCGAGCGGGAGAGCGAGCACACGCTCCGCCAGATTCGCGAGCGGAATGCACCGTTTGTCCGCTTTGTCCGTGCCCAGCAAGAGCATCTGGTCGGCTTGCAACGCACTTTTTCCGATTTGACCGTCGCTATCGAAAAGTTCAGCAAGCAGGTTGAATAG
- a CDS encoding glycosyltransferase family 4 protein, with protein MRILIPSDVFPPDGRGGAAWSSFTLASGLHRRGHTVQVLVPCRQPCRSPVLSHLDSIPIQRVPYYAPAIPFVQNYFRHERFWPRLAQAMIATANRQGGVDLIHAQHTQAAAAAILARERLKVPVVVTVRDHWPWDYFATGLHGNRIPHPGGSWAALVTDLPARLGALRGVLALPAIPYLYEHLRRRARLLASADAVIAPSRYIACRLANLVAPERIHVIPNMVDIAASDAIVATPPRTTWEGDLILFAGKLEVNKGAGLLLDLITALAEHQHTLPPFTLLIAGDGALRPAIATALTRHRLPGRVLDWVDHDELLRLTARCALFLFPSNWGEPLSRALIEAAALGAPIIAMPTGGTPDIIDHGQTGILSPTVPAMVDWIVRLLNDPATRQHLGASARRVARSRFAADCLLPRYEALYMMLCQSKQP; from the coding sequence ATGCGCATTCTCATCCCTTCCGATGTCTTTCCACCCGATGGGCGCGGTGGTGCGGCCTGGAGCAGCTTTACGCTGGCCAGTGGGCTGCACCGTCGCGGGCATACGGTACAGGTGCTGGTGCCGTGCCGACAACCATGTCGTTCACCTGTGCTCTCACATCTGGACAGCATCCCGATCCAACGGGTACCCTACTACGCACCGGCAATACCCTTTGTGCAAAACTACTTTCGTCATGAACGGTTCTGGCCGCGGCTGGCCCAGGCAATGATCGCGACCGCCAACAGGCAAGGCGGGGTCGATCTGATCCATGCCCAACACACCCAGGCCGCTGCGGCTGCCATCCTTGCCCGCGAGAGGCTCAAGGTGCCGGTCGTGGTTACGGTGCGCGATCACTGGCCGTGGGACTACTTCGCGACCGGTCTCCACGGTAATCGGATTCCCCATCCCGGCGGTTCGTGGGCCGCGTTGGTGACCGATCTGCCCGCCCGCCTGGGTGCACTGCGCGGTGTCCTTGCGCTGCCCGCGATCCCGTATTTGTACGAACATCTCCGGCGCCGGGCCAGACTGCTGGCGAGTGCAGATGCAGTGATCGCACCGAGCCGGTACATTGCCTGTCGCCTCGCGAACCTGGTTGCGCCGGAACGGATTCATGTCATCCCCAACATGGTTGACATCGCTGCCAGTGACGCCATCGTAGCGACACCGCCGCGTACCACGTGGGAGGGAGACCTGATCCTCTTCGCCGGCAAATTAGAGGTCAATAAAGGGGCCGGGCTACTGCTCGATCTGATTACAGCCCTGGCTGAACATCAGCACACATTACCACCATTCACCCTCCTGATAGCCGGTGATGGTGCATTGCGCCCGGCTATTGCCACGGCGCTGACCCGCCATCGCCTACCCGGTCGCGTGCTCGATTGGGTTGACCACGATGAACTCTTGCGTTTGACCGCGCGCTGTGCCCTATTCCTGTTTCCTTCAAACTGGGGCGAACCGCTCTCACGAGCCTTGATCGAAGCTGCTGCGCTCGGCGCACCGATCATTGCGATGCCGACCGGTGGTACACCCGATATTATCGACCACGGCCAGACCGGCATTCTGTCTCCCACGGTACCGGCAATGGTCGACTGGATCGTGCGCTTACTCAACGACCCGGCTACACGTCAGCACTTGGGGGCAAGTGCACGGCGTGTAGCCAGGAGTCGCTTCGCTGCCGATTGCCTGTTACCGCGTTACGAAGCGCTCTACATGATGTTATGCCAGTCAAAGCAACCATAA
- a CDS encoding PrkA family serine protein kinase, with protein sequence MTLSGFELMKMIGEQQDRRRFQQLNWRGTFSEYLDIVVRNPRVARNAFQRVYDMIMSYGTEEFIDAKKRLIRYKFFSDESFDGDDAIFGLEIPLMRLVNFFKGAARGYGTEKRVLLLHGPVGSSKSTIVRRLKRGLEHYSRTEEGALYTYDWYPGVIENHDTFDWRQVPEAEWEKCPMHEEPLHLIPRELRTTFIERLNETLEPDHQIRIEGDLCPVCRFHFRELMQRYDGDWLKVMNHVRVRRLVFSEQDRIGIGTFQPKDEKNQDSTELTGDINYRKIAIYGSDSDPRAFNFDGEFNIANRGIIEFVEMLKLDVAFLYDLLGASQEHRIKSKKFAQTDIDEVIIGHTNEPEYRRLENNEFMEALKDRTVRIDIPYVTRLRDEVRIYERDFNKKKVRVHIAPHTLEMAAMWAVLTRLEEPKKPNLTLLQKLKLYNGKTLPGFTEDNIKELRKEAVREGMEGISPRYIQDKISNALVSNQEEGYINPFMVLNELESGLKNHALITDEEQRKRYRDLLAIVREEYTEIVKNEVQRAISADEEAIKRLCANYIDNIKAYTQREKVRNRYTGQYEEPDERLMRSIEEKIDIPESRKDDFRREIMNYIGALAIEGKTFDYRTNERLHKALELKLFEDQKDSIKLTSLVSRVIDRDTQEKIDVVKARLIRDFGYNEQSATDVLNYVASIFARGDTRR encoded by the coding sequence ATGACTCTATCCGGTTTTGAGCTGATGAAGATGATCGGTGAACAGCAAGATCGTCGCCGCTTCCAACAGCTCAACTGGCGCGGAACCTTTAGCGAGTATCTCGACATCGTCGTTCGCAATCCGCGAGTTGCTCGTAATGCCTTTCAACGGGTCTACGACATGATTATGTCGTATGGCACCGAAGAATTTATTGATGCCAAAAAACGACTGATCCGCTACAAGTTCTTCTCTGATGAGTCGTTTGATGGCGATGATGCGATCTTCGGCCTTGAAATCCCTCTGATGCGACTGGTCAACTTCTTTAAAGGTGCTGCCCGCGGTTATGGGACTGAGAAGCGGGTATTGCTGCTCCACGGGCCGGTTGGCTCCTCGAAATCAACGATTGTTCGCCGCCTCAAGCGCGGTCTCGAACACTACTCGCGAACCGAAGAAGGGGCACTCTACACCTACGACTGGTACCCCGGCGTGATCGAGAATCATGATACCTTCGATTGGCGTCAGGTGCCTGAAGCGGAATGGGAAAAGTGCCCGATGCACGAGGAGCCACTGCATCTCATTCCCCGCGAGTTGCGGACGACGTTTATCGAGCGTCTCAACGAGACTCTCGAACCCGACCATCAGATTCGCATCGAAGGCGATCTCTGCCCGGTCTGTCGCTTCCACTTCCGCGAGCTGATGCAGCGGTACGACGGTGACTGGCTGAAGGTGATGAACCACGTGCGCGTGCGCCGCCTGGTCTTCAGCGAGCAGGATCGGATTGGCATCGGTACCTTCCAGCCGAAAGACGAGAAGAACCAGGATAGCACGGAACTGACCGGCGATATTAACTATCGCAAGATTGCGATCTACGGCTCCGACTCCGATCCACGCGCCTTCAACTTCGACGGCGAATTCAACATTGCCAACCGCGGCATTATTGAGTTCGTCGAAATGCTCAAGCTCGATGTGGCCTTCCTCTACGACCTGCTCGGTGCGTCGCAAGAGCATCGGATCAAGTCGAAGAAATTTGCCCAAACCGACATCGACGAGGTGATTATCGGGCATACCAACGAGCCTGAGTATCGGCGGCTGGAGAACAACGAATTCATGGAGGCGCTCAAAGACCGTACCGTTCGCATCGATATTCCCTACGTCACCCGTCTCCGCGACGAGGTACGTATCTACGAGCGCGATTTCAACAAGAAGAAGGTGCGAGTCCATATTGCGCCCCATACCCTCGAAATGGCGGCGATGTGGGCCGTATTGACCCGGCTCGAAGAACCGAAGAAGCCGAATCTCACCCTCTTGCAGAAGCTCAAGCTCTACAACGGCAAGACGCTGCCCGGCTTCACCGAAGACAACATCAAGGAGCTGCGCAAAGAGGCGGTGCGCGAGGGCATGGAAGGCATCTCGCCGCGCTACATTCAGGATAAGATCTCGAATGCTCTGGTGAGTAATCAGGAAGAGGGCTATATCAACCCCTTTATGGTGCTCAACGAGCTAGAGAGTGGCCTCAAGAATCACGCGCTGATTACCGATGAAGAGCAGCGCAAGCGCTACCGCGACCTGCTGGCAATTGTTCGTGAGGAGTATACGGAGATCGTGAAGAACGAAGTGCAGCGAGCCATCTCAGCCGACGAAGAGGCGATTAAGCGCCTGTGCGCCAACTACATCGATAACATCAAGGCTTACACCCAGCGCGAGAAGGTGCGTAACCGCTACACCGGCCAGTACGAAGAACCTGATGAGCGCCTGATGCGCAGCATCGAGGAGAAGATCGATATTCCTGAGTCGCGCAAAGATGACTTCCGGCGCGAGATTATGAACTATATCGGTGCGCTGGCTATCGAAGGGAAGACCTTCGATTACCGCACCAACGAGCGTCTGCACAAGGCGCTTGAGCTGAAGCTGTTTGAAGACCAGAAAGACAGCATCAAGCTCACCTCACTCGTCTCGCGCGTGATCGACCGCGACACGCAAGAGAAGATCGACGTGGTGAAAGCCCGCCTGATCCGCGACTTCGGGTACAACGAGCAATCGGCCACCGATGTGCTCAATTATGTGGCCTCAATCTTTGCCCGTGGGGATACCCGCCGTTAG
- a CDS encoding SpoVR family protein, giving the protein MKSTRLPAHLEQARQEIEQIAREYGLDFFPIIYEVLDYRTLYETAAFGGFPTRYPHWRFGMEYDQLLKGHVWAGSTIYEMVINNNPAYAYLLEGNEDVTQKMVMAHVTGHVDFFKNNMWFAHTNRKMLDTMANHAARIQRIIDRIGYDPVEEFIDTCLSLENLIDYHAPYIRRPEAVTPRPIVNEEEPPVVEGLPVEREYMRDYINPPEFLEAQRRKLEEERARQRRFPENPQRDVLLFLMNFAPLESWQHTVLEIIRDEAYYFAPQGMTKILNEGWACLHGDSLIVTDHGLVPMREVVNHRQRLQVSDGERQQTVYDWNRFADYPTVTMRTRAGFTLTGSHNHRIMLADGTWRRLDELQIGDRVRIAGGTELWATEPALLRCRRPLPRVLVTAGAPAATTSSPHRRGYRRAAAVVVDEKLAAAIGRRCVTHADQQALDAIRRSPRPQVVAFLRAFCQGAGQSVASGLTLTCADADLATTVQLLLTNLGVLAHRTDTTVRIDNGDDLERAYTTLATPTGWTDEVVALEHGTADVYDISVTATHRYAAQGFINHNSYWHSTIMTQRVASAAEIVSFADLHSGVVATGGGRLNPYKLGLELLRDIEDRWNKGKFGKEYEECDDIALKRSWDKQLGLGRQKIFEVRRLYNDVTFIDEFLTPEFVMEQKLFTFRYNRDTDLYEIASREFKEIKEKLLFRLTNFGQPVIFVEDGNYGNRGELYLRHRHEGVDLKMDYARETMRNLYKIWTRPVHLETVIEDKRRLLSFDGRDFSERRLD; this is encoded by the coding sequence ATGAAGAGTACCCGCCTTCCCGCTCATCTCGAACAGGCGCGTCAGGAGATCGAGCAAATTGCCCGTGAATACGGCCTCGATTTCTTTCCCATTATTTACGAAGTGCTCGATTACCGAACGCTCTATGAGACGGCGGCGTTCGGCGGATTTCCGACGCGCTATCCACACTGGCGCTTCGGCATGGAGTACGATCAGTTGCTGAAAGGGCATGTCTGGGCCGGGAGCACCATTTACGAGATGGTGATTAACAACAACCCGGCGTATGCCTATCTGCTCGAAGGAAATGAAGACGTCACCCAAAAGATGGTGATGGCGCACGTTACCGGGCACGTTGATTTCTTCAAGAATAATATGTGGTTTGCCCATACCAATCGCAAGATGCTCGATACAATGGCAAACCACGCCGCCCGGATTCAGCGGATTATTGACCGCATTGGTTATGATCCGGTAGAAGAATTCATCGACACCTGTCTGTCGTTAGAGAACCTGATCGACTACCATGCCCCCTACATCCGTCGCCCGGAAGCCGTCACCCCGCGCCCTATCGTGAACGAGGAAGAACCGCCGGTGGTGGAGGGCTTGCCGGTCGAGCGCGAGTACATGCGAGATTATATCAACCCGCCTGAATTCCTCGAAGCCCAGCGCCGTAAGCTTGAAGAGGAGCGCGCCCGCCAGCGGCGGTTTCCTGAAAACCCGCAGCGCGATGTGTTGCTCTTCCTGATGAATTTTGCCCCGCTGGAAAGCTGGCAGCATACCGTGCTCGAAATTATTCGCGATGAAGCCTACTACTTCGCGCCGCAAGGGATGACCAAAATCCTCAACGAAGGTTGGGCATGTCTGCACGGCGACAGCCTGATCGTGACCGATCACGGGCTGGTGCCGATGCGCGAGGTCGTGAATCATCGTCAGCGCCTCCAGGTGAGCGATGGCGAACGCCAGCAAACGGTGTACGACTGGAACCGCTTTGCCGATTACCCGACGGTGACCATGCGTACCCGCGCCGGTTTTACCCTGACCGGTTCACACAACCATCGGATTATGCTGGCCGATGGTACCTGGCGCCGGCTCGACGAGCTGCAGATCGGTGACCGGGTGCGCATTGCCGGCGGTACCGAACTGTGGGCAACCGAACCGGCACTACTCCGCTGCCGCCGGCCATTACCACGGGTTCTGGTAACGGCTGGAGCACCTGCTGCCACCACGTCGTCGCCACACCGTCGTGGGTACCGCAGGGCAGCGGCTGTGGTCGTCGATGAAAAGCTGGCAGCGGCAATCGGTCGGCGCTGCGTCACGCACGCCGATCAGCAGGCATTAGACGCCATTCGACGCTCGCCACGTCCGCAAGTCGTTGCGTTCCTCCGCGCCTTCTGCCAGGGTGCCGGACAGTCCGTAGCGAGTGGTCTCACGCTCACCTGCGCGGATGCTGATCTGGCAACTACGGTGCAGTTGCTGCTGACCAATCTGGGTGTGCTGGCCCACCGCACCGACACCACAGTACGCATTGACAATGGTGATGATCTGGAACGCGCCTATACGACCCTGGCGACACCTACAGGTTGGACAGATGAGGTCGTCGCGCTTGAACACGGCACTGCCGATGTCTACGACATCTCGGTGACGGCAACGCATCGCTATGCTGCGCAGGGCTTTATCAACCACAATAGCTACTGGCACAGCACCATCATGACCCAGCGGGTTGCCTCGGCAGCCGAGATTGTCTCCTTCGCCGACCTGCATTCAGGCGTCGTTGCCACCGGCGGCGGTCGCCTGAACCCTTACAAGCTGGGGCTGGAACTTCTGCGCGATATTGAGGATCGCTGGAACAAGGGCAAATTCGGCAAGGAGTACGAAGAGTGCGACGACATTGCGCTCAAGCGATCCTGGGACAAACAACTCGGTCTGGGCCGCCAAAAGATCTTTGAAGTGCGCCGTCTCTACAATGACGTCACCTTCATCGATGAATTCCTCACCCCGGAATTCGTGATGGAGCAGAAGCTCTTTACCTTCCGCTACAACCGCGATACCGATCTCTACGAAATTGCCTCGCGTGAATTTAAGGAGATCAAAGAGAAGCTGCTCTTCCGGCTCACCAATTTTGGCCAGCCAGTGATCTTTGTCGAAGACGGCAACTACGGCAATCGCGGCGAACTCTATCTGCGTCATCGTCATGAAGGCGTTGATCTCAAGATG